tatgCGAATACAATAAAGCTACAGTAGTGTAATTACTACTTATTTTGTATGCTTAAACATGAATTTCAAGGAAAAGGGTTATGTCTTATTATTTAGAAGTTATTGGAAGACTAAGCtgcaaaaataaactttttttattttttgtgaaatattCGATATCAACAAATTGTTAGAAAAGATGTTtggaaaaatcaaatattacagtgaaaattaaagctaatccttcaaattttaagatactttttacagaattgagttatcattttcggttcaaaagttatttaaggataaagtcaaaaaattcatttttatgaaaatcagaaaaaaatttaaacacccacaacttccgaatatatatatatatatatatatacttttaagtggatggtattttttgactctactaggtaaaataaaatatatggtggcaaaattctttgataattCGATCATGAGACCTATTGCAATAGGCCGATTTCTAAAGAAATCTACTTaaaaagtctgtttttagTCCAAACCCgatttaaaacagactaaatatTATACGAAAAGAAGTCTGATTTTCGCCTGGATAAAGAATAGTACGGGCAAGAACAGATTAAATTCctatataaaatgaatatgatTTACAAACCtgaattaaagaataaatatttgaatttattatttattttaaaacagatataatttttctacccgggacaagtaataattttttaaatgtatcatttattgagtaaataaataatgaagttTGTAATTcaagaaaagtttattaattttcattacatAGAAGACTCacttttaaacaataattgtCAAATCGTTCCAGCATTGTGTTTCGTAGTTGCTgaattataaactttataatttttatttatttaaacgtaaaTTCATGATTTATATTGACAGTTTCGAGTTAGCCTCAGCGAAATATCAACTATCACCAGGTTAGACTCATGAGAAAGTGTATTTTTTCGATGGATCAGCGCATCTTAATTGTGATTCCCAATTTCGCTCGCAAGCCAAACCATCACAGCACTGAGCTATTAAACActgaaattaaatgtaaataaaactgTTGGTGtagttaattattgaataaaaagaattattgTCTAGAGAAGGCCCGGATTTTTTCCGAATAATTTCACGTGAAAGAGTgatactaaatattatattagGTAGTCAGATATTTTggacttaaaattaatatttatatagtaattTGGAACcagaattataaattaataaagaaaggtatagatttacaataaaattcatgcatatatatttatattaaatataaattaacataCACTCTCTCCCTCATTTCCACAGCGTGGACAACCATTAAGTTTCGGTTCACAGTGACCAATACCGACCAAGGCAGCCAtacagattaaaaaaataataaacttagaCATCtccaaagaaattttattgcttTACTGCAGCTCCTgtgaaaatattctaaaaaattataataaatatttaattgttaatgtcatcaataatacatataataaCAGCAACATGTACTATTATTTGTGTTTTTACTTACAAAGCTTGTGAAAAGACAATTGACGCAAAAGTTATGGTAGCCAGTAAATAATTGCTCacttttatacttaaaataataattgttgctgccttagttatttattgtttactttgTTTCTGCTTGttaccataaaattattttaaacgttTTCGCGATATCTATGTATTATACACTGTCAGGTGACGTGTATATGGTAtctatttaaagtaattaaaaatatcaaataattacatttaaatgcTTACtgaaaacaatattatttcaaGGACAGAAATTTTCCACGGATAACCACTATGCCGTATGGTAAAAAAGAcgttttcatttatttgaaaattgtatGTATGGACGATTTAACCACATcccaataaaaaatgattttatctgATCATGTATgagtatatatgattatatataattataaataatcatatatgaacctatatataattagatctgattagaCTTCAATGATatgaaatctataaatatttaattatgttgGGGAAGGAGGGAGGGGTAAAGCGAGATACTTGAGGAAATACTACGTTTTAAGGATTCaaatacgctaaatctttttatttttaatgataagcgaaatgaataaacaaaaatttcagttgtcattgaaacaaaaaattttcactttcgTAAGCGAAATAGGATATCCCCTGAAAACGGCGGAAAAAAATGTCTgcacattaaataaaattgatcaaattaaattgttttgtgAGCAATTTACACAACAGAACATTACATTTTACACAATTACTGGAATTTAAAAGCAGAAAAACAACTTTTTACTggtttttatcaaaaatcaaCAAATCATATATCATCAGTCTTAAGAAACGTGCTGTTTATGCTTCATATAGGATTCGTTCAAATGATTCTAATCTAAAAACACCATTAAAACGTAGACTGGGAATTGAATTAGTAATGCCTGTATATGACTATTGTAACTGTGCACTCACAAACTTAAAAATGGATCTCGAGAGATCATTGTTGGTATCATTAAATAACTGCGTACGCTTTGCATTAAGAATTAGGAGAGATGAGCACATATCGCAACATCGACATCAATTGGGATGGCTAACACCCCATAGTTGCTTGCTACAGCTTATTTCAtgcgtattttataaaacgttATGTCTTATGCAACCAGGTCTTTTTGGACACGAGTTAGTCCTTAGGCCCAACGTTGCATCTCATCGAAATTTCAACAAGACGGAATCTATTTCTTCTAGCTCGAACAACAACTTACCAgaagtcatttttaatttttggaactTGCTTCCAATCGAAATTACGACATCAGTAACTTTAAATGAATTTCGAAGTAACCCTCGCGGACTTGGAATCACTGTGAAATCACAGTGAATTCACTTTCACCGTAATTTGACGGTGTATTTACGGTGATTTCATAGTGAATCCACAGTGATTTTGTGCCACTTTGTCATTGTGATTTAGCAGTGATTTCAACGTGATTTTACTGCgagtttacagtaaatttatggtgatttcatcatgatttcacagtaaattaatgacgatttcaccatgatttcgcagtaaattaatggtgatttcCCCATGATtatacagtaaattaatggtgatttcaccatgattccacagaaaatttatgatgatttgcCTATAGTTTTATGGTGATTTtagaatagcaaaaaaaaagttgttcaaacattcttcaacttttttatgtactttctttaaataaactgaataTTTGTGTCATGAtggccatttttaatttttgtttgtattcttttttttttatttcaaagttctctgaacacttaaaaatttttaagatgtgttttaagaaataaatttaatggaaaaaattgcaaaaagcttcaaagtttgatattatagaatgacaaaaaaaataaaaaatggtagtcattgaaaatttttgtttttttttttttatttgaaaaaaaaaatgatggtaggttttgataatttttttgtattttttttctacagtgaatttactgtaagttcataggaaattcactgtgaattcactatatattcactgtaaatttactgtatattcgctgtaaatttactgtatattcactgtgaatttactgtaagtttaCTGGAAATTCACTGTGGATTCACTGTAAATTGGCTGTGGTACCATTCTAAAATCACTGCAATACCACTGTGAGGTAACTATGAATCGACTGTGATAACATAATAAGATCACTGTGAAACCACTATCGAATCACTGTGAGATAATCATAAAactaccctgatagccaagttggcgagaaactgacgagaaacttgcagccgcaactggacactAAGTTGACcaccaacagttggtacctccaatagttgatagacattttctgagaaagttggtggcaaaagttggaaaTTCAATAAGTTAACGAAAACTTTCTGAGAatgttggtggcaaaagttgcttgcaaaagttggtgatcataagttgacggaaagtttactttcaatttcctcaaaatcttgcattccagttgcggctccatactggcgccaactttctgagaaagttggcggtaacttgtagccaaaagttgcaaaatctaaagttgttgacaacttgtcgtcaagttggtcggaaactaatgaatgaccaactttttcacgatcaactcgtgctATCAGGGTACAGTGACGGAATAGCACAAAATCACGGTGATTTCACTGTAATTTCATCATGGTCTCACAATGTTTTTACAATAATCTCACTGTGTtttcactgtgattttacaGTGATTCCAGGTCCGCGAGGGAAATGTTATTTGTATTTGATGGATCTAGATAACCAGTATagccttaataaattaaaatattttatgtatcaGAGTGAGTGAATAAGCGTctagattataaattataattatattgtattcTATTGCAATTGTTATCgctaatattaataacaaaataatatgtattttaatatttgatgaCAAAGAGCAGCAGCTTCATGAtcgtcaataaataaaataaactaaactaAGTGGCCCTTTCCCCCCTCTAGAAGGGAagagtggggcaaaatgagctgacatttatataacatataaGCCCTTAATCTTAAGGTGCCCATTTTGTCCCACCttcctttaaatattttcaggaTAAATtacatgatttattttattcccgatttaaatcaattcataccaattaaaaattctaggTGGGATTCactggaaattaaaatataattatatcattgAACGCGTGACACAtcccgaaaaaaaatgattttatgaaattctgcaaaattttataaaaacattttttcctgggtagtagcaaaaaaaaatgtatatatattccaAGGAAAAAGTATATCGtgcaatataattttttcccggTAACGAGCTAAcaacaattgataaaaacataaaagcATTTTACAAAGTTAACAAGGTCATAACTAATGTTATCAAGTTTCTTGCTAgtttatcagtaaaaaaaaaatggtaaacaGTCCTTAGGcgcttaaaaattattatttcaagtttCTACGCTTTTCATACAATATATCTGGAGTcgaaatctaaatttttttttcgttgtaaATTTTTCTCGATTTCACTCCAGAAAAACGTACGATCAAAACAGACCTTGGGCTATTGGGTattgtacacggaaaaaaagaaCTTTTGCAGCAACAGGAATAACCTGTAGAATTCACAAAATCAGTCCTGTTACAGCTACAGGAATAATCCTGTCGTAGCTACAGGACTAGTTACagcattaaaaattgaaaaatctgtTTACTATTGAGAGCTGGACAATATCGAGTTTGAAACTATAATATTTGTAATGCCCggataaatatgtaatttttacagtttcagAGTCGCAACGCTTTACTACTATACTTAACTGTAATACGTACTCAGATATGaattggattttttaactGCTCATTTTTCTATGTATGTTTCATCTTGTAGGGTTAAAACAAGTGTCTTTTTTAGGCTGTAAATCAAACATCATAGTTGGAAGCTTTTACAATCGGTTCTTGAACTTCCactcaaaattattactaCGCAGTGCAACACATACATAATTCCATTATATTAAAtgcataaacaaacaaaattatttttccaccCTATCCGATGTCCATCAAAGACCTCTTGGAAAAGTAGTCCGTCATGTCATAACGTGACAACATTTCAGAGTGAAAACTCATTTCGacacagtaaaaataaaaatggataatctgagtaaatttttcttgtcaaAACTAAATGTACTcggatgtataattatattttttaaaatattcggGCTTGCGCCTTTCAATGTGGCTATTTCGCGAAAATCAGACAGAGGAAAACAGCCGTCAGTTTTCTTAGTGTATTCATTAAAAGGAAAcatttacaatattattatatctcTTTTCAGTAGTTCCTTATTAATTCATTCTGTAagaaattatcataaattggAAGCACATGATATCTTAGAAAAGTTTGTGATAATGAGTGTTTTATTTGTTGCGCCAGTTATAGTATTGTATTACTGTCTTAAACAGCAagaactaataaaaataataaataaactttcaaAACTAGAGTCGAAACTGATCGATCAATTCAACCAATCGGTTTCTTGCAACCGAATgaatatgaaatatgaaataaaattattcattgccCAAATATTATTGATGCTCATTTATGGTGTAActatttatatcaaatttaaagacatgaataaattgataatcatTTTCTCgggttttattattaatgtactGTTATTCCAGTATGCgctactaattaattacataaacaAACGACTAACTTATACGAACGAGTTACTTTCATCATTAATCATGTTATACAATGTGGAAAATAACTATCGTGacataatatttatcacaaataCGACGCAAGATGACATGATTTTTAAGACCATAATTTTAGTAAGAGAATTGCAACGAAAGTTgtgtgaaatatttaaaagtttggCGAAATTTTACTCACGGCCTATGTTAATtggtgttttattattttgcgttagattaatatattattcatttaaatttatgcaaAGATTATTTGGTGCTAAAATCAGATTTGATGTTGTTTTGTTGATAAAGGATCCAGCTACTGTGCTTAAGGAAATATTCATCATTGTGATTTTGACACATCATATGAATCAATTAACGTtagaggtaatttttatctatttatttatttgtcgatGTGATTggtgtttcaaaattatctttCTTGATTCATAGATGCGGAGAACTGGGGAAATTATCTACAAGATAATGGATAGATTTTCAAGACACGGTGGAATACAATCCGAAGTAAATATgtatagtatattacacaccaaggGAGGAAAGTAGAACGTCCTCATGCTACTTGCCTTTGGCTTGAGTAGACAATTACACACGAGAGTTAGAATGTCCTCCGTTTCTTCCTTGGTGTGTAATCCACTATTTTCACGATATCtgcatcaaaattttaaattcttgctTCGTTAAGCGCATGCGCCACTCTTCCCgcaaacaaaaacaaaaattaaaattttcaggtgcAGACCTTTACggaaaaatactaattaacgCTATTGGAAAACACTAATGAGGTTCTAATAGTCTATTATTTTAGCGCACGAATGCTTTAGTGTCATTGGTTGGCTTAGTGTAATTGGTGCGTTTAGTGTTCTTAGTATTCTCAGGAATTTCCGTGTCATAAGCAAATTGCACTTGGTCCTTAGGTATCAACAGTATaacctgataaaaaaaatttagaaatcgGTTGACCCTTTGGGCCAGccctatatatattatagtatgAGTTTTTTGTAAGGCCCTAAATTGTAAAGTAatacttgtaaataatattaatttttatagttggAGCAGTTTTCAGTCGAAGTCCTGCATCGAAAGATACCCAATTCTGTTTATGGATTATTTACAATCGATGGCTCTCTTGTAACatcggtaaaaaatttttgcagtTATTTGTGTAAACAACACTACATTTCAAATGCATTTTGTTTAGATTGTCCGGTCGACTATCACGTATATGGTCATCCTTGTTCAGTGTTATGATATTTTCGACCCAGCGATCCGGGCAGAAGTTATTCCGGCGAATAAAATCAACAACAAATCGTCGATTCAAAATCGAACCTTTTCTGAATATGATATGGAAAATTCATaggtaaacaaaaaaaaaagagtccAGCATAGAAATATGAATACGATAAATTTAGATATATGGATGTGACATTTATTgtgcataaatatatttaacatacatattataaatataaatattaaatttatgtaactttaaatttttataaaggtGATCTCTTCCAAATCAgctgaaattttcatcaaattatgTTACTACGCCCGATCAAAAACGTATCCATGAGTTTTTccgaatttttttgatgattaatttttcaaataaaaattttgttattattttcattttttttcaaatgctaGTAATTTTGTCACACATCCAACCaataactcaatttttttattgcttgtTTTTGAATGCTCTTCAATCGAGTTCTTAGTCATTTTTGCTGAAATCGCTagtttaaatactaatttccAAACACGAAATAGAAAACAAGAACGATCTTGTTATCTATTTTTCATCTATCAAAATGTTAGATACGTGTCCTTGTTACACGTGAGCTTACACCTTAATGTTCTTACTGCGATTATCGATCTTACTGGTCTAAGATCCGAACTACAATCGACGTTCACCGAGCTGATAATagaataaaacttattttataacaaacttagtatattaaaaaaaatattaaaaaggggttgactaaaaaaatcctggacagaatatttttaatgattttttgaaaaaagattttttataaaattttacaacatcaagataatgaaaaaaattttgtcctgGCTTAAAGTATGAAACATATAGAATGTGTAGACGTTGGGTTGTCTATTATTTACCTGGACAAACTACTGGGTTGGCAGGTATTAACAGGTATGTCGATGCTAGTTACTTTCATTCGTTAggataatagaaaaaatcttatatcaACACAAGCGCTGTTTTATTACGAACACGTTTGATATAGGGTTGTCTGCAAAAAATTTGGTCCTAATAGAGCTtgacaaattttaaagatttaaatttcaacgCGTGTGGAAATGAGTGACAGAGAGATCCGAGGTAAGTATACTGTGTAATAATAAAGAACCCAACATTGCAGTCGTGTTTGATGGGACCCTGAATATAAGAAAGTGCGCATGCTCGGTACGTAAACTATGGAGGGCAGAGCTACCTCTACTACCCTCCATATAGTAAACAAGCAGCAATGTtgggtactttttttttcatttacatcttctgcataaaaaatatcactcCACCGTTTCCCAAAGGAGCTCTATTCTGCTGCATAAGAAAATACCCCTCCGCGGTTCCTAATGGAACTCTTTTCTTCCCACAGTTCAAAACTGCTGACCACGCAACACGTCTGTTCATCGCACTGTTcacatatataaaagtaaGACATAATACAACTAATGCAACGAGATATTAATGTGCAACTGTGTAACGcctaatgaaaaaacaatctaAATGTATTGTCTTTTGaactaaaatatatctattcattatttatccaTTATTATTAGACGATTATGGGCGTCAGCCTACCCATCACAGtcctgatattttttttattacccatGTAACAATTTCTATTACAAGTTGCTGGTCACGTCACTGATCTCAAGAATGCTTCCTAGGTTTGTAATctattgttttgtaaaatggTAATTTACTAATCGAatcttagtaataaataattatgacgcccggatataaaataataattttcagaatAAAATGAGTAATACTGATAAGCCGATAAAgccaatataaaaaatgttcagaATTCAAATCCATAATGTGTACAGCCTCGAAGTGTTAAAGCATAATTGATGTCTCTGATAGTGACAGTATTCCGTTGAGCACGTTTTGTATGGATAAAAGCATCTTGTAGAACggtatttacaaaattataaagtgCGTGATGAATTTTTCGATAAACTAACGTAGAAATACGTTCAATACCGGCACGACGGGCTAATTGATGGATCGAAGGTTTTTGTACTTTAATAATGTTACCAGAGAGAATGCTTCGACGTGAACGCTTAAAGCCTTTTCTTCCAGACCCTTTTCCTGATTCTTTAGGATCccacatttattaatattatattatgtattatGTTCTATTACGAGAATATTAGCTAATCTTTTAATTGACTACTTCATATGTGaggtttaaaatattcaataattgattaacAATAATTGATTCAACTTTTATATATGGATGAGTTGATTTACTAATATATAtgcgaataattaaaataataaatgaaatttattctgatataaaaacttgacataaagagagaaatttatggtaacttacaatatattatgggaatgttTCCGACATTGTATGgtaacagatttttttaaaatgtcgaTTATGGGAATGGCACCCTTACAAATTATGATAACCATTCCGACATATGGGTTTCACTCCTATGCGATATCAGAACCGAGTCTTCTGAACTCGTCTTGTTCGCACTCAGAGGAGTCATCAAGGGATTATTTAGACCGAATTATGGGGCCCATAATCTCCACCATGGTAAGCccataaaactttatttcgtaaaataaagaaaggtTACGCACCTAGGTGGGATCTATAGATACCCTAATGACGTCACCCTGATCATtctttgattaataattttatacttataataaGGTGTTTTTCactctatatatacatattacgTATTTTAACTACAGTTTTACGCAACAAAATCAgtggtttaaatttttaggcGAGAGTAGAGCATACCTACGTTTGGGCTTAAGGTatagaattaaacaaaaatatatcttttattaaaGCTCTAGCGGGCAAGTACTCAGGAAAAAATCGTCATGCACGATCATGCATGATCTTACATGATTCATACATAATTCAGGCATGATCGTGCATGATTATACACGATTCATGCAAAGGCATTCATGATAATGCAAAGTCATGGtcaatcatgcatgatcatgtatgaCGAGGCAAGAATAGTCATGCATGATCAAGCTCAGTCATGAATGATCATTCATGACACTGCACGAATTATACATTGTCGTGCATGACCATGTAAAATCATGTTCAATCGtgtatgatcatgcatgacgAGGAAGTAATAGTCGCGCAAGATTCATGCTTGAATATTTGCTAGCCATGAGCATGCGTAATCATGCTCGGTCAggcaaaatgaaatttattaagataaagataaaattaaaaacaaaaaatttagtaatataCACAAAATACGATACTGGTTATCTTCTCGagtaattttgaatcatttgaCAGATTTCCATGTGACTTTAGTAACGTCGGTACACCGCAGATTGGAaggaaaaaactaaaagtaaattatcaaattacagAACTTGCATTGAAATACACGGCACGAAAATTATCTGGAACGTAGTCTTTGAACAgtgtttttaacttttataattattgaatttgtcATACTGCATCTCGTGaacataatattattttccggTTTTTGTGGCCCCCGACtcgagaaattttaaatcgatttctTGAAGCGTTGGATGTTCATGATAGAAACACCTACCACCGCTACcactattgaatttttattttgactcaaaagaatgataaaaaattaaatgttattagTGACACGTAATGGTAACATAAAGTGATaacttgataaaaatttggcTAAAGTTAGTTGAGTCATCTTATTTTCGGCATTAGTgaggattttttactttaaattctGGAACTTAGAAATATTTCAAGCACCTCAATATGGAACCAGAAATTCTCAAGTTGTGGAACAAAGTATTATCTGAAAATATCAGTGAGATATTTCGTTGCAAATTTTCCACGTTCTTTGCATTCGATCATGCAAATTTCAGAAGATTCACAAACAATATTAACTTAATGACAATACATGATAAACTTAAACaacaaatgtaataaattaaaacttttttcaacatATTCCACGCCAAGGTAATAAGATAAACCtgtttactaaaataaataatgtgccgtaaaattttcatgtacaCGTTCAGAATTTAGATAAACTCAAATTGTCATTACTGTGTTAATAAACATCAAGTAATTTTTGTGATTAAATATTTGGTACTTAACATTCAGCTCGTCCCATTATTCGGTAGTATCTAGTATTGCTTTAAACGTTTATCCAATaagtttatttgaaataatgtacatatttttacttattacaaTTCTTTTTACGGTTTTAACAAACGTCACAAGCAATATTAGTGAATCATGGTCAACGTATGgtaattgtattaaaattctaataaagTTCTAGTTCTTATTGTTAGAaactacataatttatttatagaataagATATTAGAACGTGACGGATATAATGGGGAAACTCATAATATTACAACTGAAGACGGATTTATCCTGAGCTTACATCGAATTCTAGGAAAAGTTAATTCGACTCCGGTATTGTTGATGCATGGGCTCCTTTGTGATTCTACTATATGGattattttaggaaaaaaTGTCACtaggtaattaataattagccaTTATTTGTTTCATGTTTCTAACATACACCATAAAAACACGGGAGTGAatccggattttatttcaatccgaatTTTAATGAGTCTTATGCTCGATGCCACTAGTTGTCTACGATATTTGATATAATGAttgcttaaaattaaaactcttcaaaattaaattaggcatttcttcatttatttgaaattaaaatcgtCTGTGTAATttcgtattttattattcacgcAAGACTTTCCATCACAACTTGCTGGTTAGGGTACTGATTACAAGAATCTTTTGACGAGTACTACCCGGAAAAAAATCGTCAGGtctgatcatgcatgattcaCGAATAATAGTGCATGACCATTCATGACTTTGTACGACcttgtactattttttttctgactcgCATCCACTTCGAcccataatttttataaaaataaactcctcTCCGAAAAAATTTACCCCGAGAGGATTGAacagatgaaaaataatctgcTTCACATTAACTTCAGATTTAATCTGCATTTATTcggcaaattttttatagtgcatttatttaaacataataTTCTTCTGTAGCATATTTGTTAGCCGACAAAGGGTACGATGTTTGGCTAGGAAATTCCAGAGGAAGTAACTATGGGATATCTCATGTTAACAACAACTaaagatttcaaattttgggatttcaagtaaattacaagttataattttatataggcACAAGGCACAaggattaattttataatggaGTCTGAACGTCCAGAACTTACTGAAAAAGTTaaagtgttaattttttttgccccCGTTGCTTTTTTAAGACATGTAGAACCCCGCATTCAAAAATCTAGCTTCTTTCTTGCTCAGTATCTGGATGTAAGCCATTTATGCAATTTTCGATTCATTATTATAgcaatagtatattgtgtagCAAGGAATGAGACGATTTCGAACTAGGGTGAATTTTACTGACATCACCCGCAGCCTGACATTGTCTTTCATCCTCCGTcacactatatttttcatgactaTTTGCACTGGAACTTGAAGTTCACGTGCCAGCAGCCAATCAGAATCAAATCAATTCAAGATCGATGGAGTGATCAACTATTAGCGAAAGCGTAAATTGTAATCTTAACTTATGGTTgagcagaaactataaatagtatattatacacCAAGGGAAAAATTAGGATTCCCCAGCCCACGTGTTTGCCAACAATTACACGCGTGGGTTGAAATGTCCTACTTGCCGCCTTTGGCGTGTAATATAGTCATTTCTGCCTGATGCCTTCAGTATTTGCAATTTAAGCATACgctaaatttgttttaaaattggcTTATTTCGACTGGCTGTGAAGACACTGaaagtttcgatgctggtacAATCAAATTCCAATAAGTCTGATTCCATTAAGTCTAAAGTTCTCCTCAATTTTGACCCCCACTGTCTTCCACCCGATGATACACGTTTGTATGTCAGTGTATATATTAATGCATCATTCATATAGATATAACAGCGCATGCGTAATAATTAACTCTTGAAAGAAGAAGGGGCATTCGATAAGTCAAAATTTCCGCTCTT
This genomic window from Microplitis demolitor isolate Queensland-Clemson2020A chromosome 6, iyMicDemo2.1a, whole genome shotgun sequence contains:
- the LOC103568652 gene encoding LOW QUALITY PROTEIN: lipase 1 (The sequence of the model RefSeq protein was modified relative to this genomic sequence to represent the inferred CDS: inserted 2 bases in 1 codon); this translates as MNKILERDGYNGETHNITTEDGFILSLHRILGKVNSTPVLLMHGLLCDSTIWIILGKNVTRFNLHLFAYLLADKGYDVWLGNSRGSNYGISHVNXTTKDFK